A part of Brassica rapa cultivar Chiifu-401-42 chromosome A05, CAAS_Brap_v3.01, whole genome shotgun sequence genomic DNA contains:
- the LOC103870787 gene encoding uncharacterized protein LOC103870787 isoform X1, whose protein sequence is MVIANQRRLSPHRLFPLLFFLVNSIIKQNFNIRLGSLGLSAIPRWRIVSVSRGEDMAGKRVIAICMSGGEFLTEKGGALTYKGGDAHAIDVDEEMKFKDFLSEIGEMFNCDARTVSLKYFLPDNKKTLISISNDKDLKRMIKFHENSNSADVYLIPEEPSPDISNMPASRSSRTTLSEAVPLEDMIDDIAGPEDLPLSVSAPPVVTMEQQVVNRPEDTQIVITTPPDIMSAILEAPNPKGDILTKARTQQWQNTITGVGQRFKNVSEFREALRKYAIANQFGFRYKKNDSHRVTVKCKAEGCPWRIHASRLSTTQLICIKKMTPSHTCEGAGGVNGLQTSRSWVASIIKEKLKVFPNYKPKDIVSDIKEEYGIQLNYFQAWRGKEIAREQLQGSYKDGYKQLPSFCEKIMETNPGSLATFTTKEDSSFHRVFVSFHASVYGFLEACRPLVFLDSMPLKSKYQGTLLAATSVDGDDEVFPLAFAVVDAETEDNWEWFLLQLRSVLAPDQQVSSQITFVADRQKSLQELIPKVFVNSFHAYCLRYLTDELIRDLKGPFSHEIKRLIVDDFYSAAYAPRPDSFERHVENIKGLSPDAYSWIVHNSQPDHWANAYFPGSRYNHLTSNSGEPFFTWASDANDLPITQMVDVIRGKIMGLIHVRRINAAECNGRLTPSMEVKLEKECLKAQSLHVASSADNNLFQVRGETYELVNISQWDCSCKGWQLTGLPCHHAVAVISCIGRSPYELCSRYFSVESYRVTYSVSINPVPLLEGGEMCCRESSGGSAVTVTPPPTRRPPGRPPKKKTPAEEVMKRQLQCSRCKGLGHNKSTCKEYLLEC, encoded by the exons ATGGTGATTGCTAACCAGAGAAGGTTGTCACCGCACAGACTCTTccctcttctcttcttcctcgtgaATTCGATCATTAAACAAAACTTCAATATCAGATTAGGGTCTCTTGGGCTCTCCGCAATTCCGAG GTGGCGGATTGTATCTGTGTCTCGAGGAGAG GACATGGCAGGGAAACGGGTGATAGCAATATGTATGTCCGGTGGAGAGTTTCTGACGGAGAAAGGCGGAGCGTTAACTTACAAAGGAGGCGATGCTCACGCGATAGACGTGGACGAGGAGATGAAGTTCAAAGACTTTCTATCAGAGATAGGGGAGATGTTTAACTGCGACGCTAGAACGGTTTCTCTCAAGTACTTTCTCCCTGATAACAAGAAGACTCTCATCTCCATCTCCAACGATAAAGATTTGAAACGGATGATCAAGTTCCACGAGAACTCTAACAGTGCTGATGTCTATCTCATACCTGAAGAGCCTTCTCCAGACATCTCAAACATGCCTGCTAGCAG atCTAGCAGAACTACATTGTCTGAAGCAGTTCCTCTGGAGGATATGATAGACGACATAGCAGGACCAGAAGATCTCCCCCTCTCAGTCTCAGCTCCTCCCGTTGTAACCATGGAGCAGCAAGTAGTGAACCGACCTGAAGACACACAGATCGTCATCACTACTCCACCCGACATAATGTCAGCCATCCTCGAAGCCCCGAATCCGAAAGGAGACATCCTCACAAAGGCGAGAACGCAGCAATGGCAGAACACGATCACAGGCGTCGGGCAGAGGTTCAAAAACGTGAGCGAGTTCCGGGAAGCTCTCCGCAAGTACGCCATCGCGAACCAGTTCGGGTTCCGCTACAAGAAGAACGACAGCCACCGCGTGACGGTCAAATGCAAAGCCGAAGGCTGTCCCTGGAGGATCCACGCCTCCAGGCTGTCAACCACTCAGCTCATCTGCATCAAGAAGATGACTCCCTCGCACACCTGCGAAGGCGCGGGAGGCGTCAACGGCCTCCAGACGAGTAGGAGCTGGGTGGCTAGCATCATCAAGGAGAAGCTGAAAGTGTTTCCTAACTACAAACCGAAAGATATCGTCAGCGACATCAAGGAGGAGTATGGGATCCAGCTGAACTACTTCCAAGCGTGGCGCGGGAAAGAGATCGCGAGAGAGCAGCTTCAGGGATCGTACAAGGACGGTTACAAGCAGCTCCCGTCCTTCTGCGAGAAGATCATGGAGACCAATCCAGGGAGCTTAGCTACGTTCACCACCAAGGAGGATTCGAGTTTTCACCGCGTCTTCGTGTCCTTCCACGCCTCGGTTTACGGTTTCCTCGAGGCGTGTAGACCGTTAGTGTTTCTCGACAGCATGCCGCTGAAGTCGAAGTACCAAGGGACGCTGCTGGCCGCTACTTCCGTCGACGGGGACGACGAAGTGTTTccgctagcgtttgcggttgttGACGCGGAGACGGAGGATAACTGGGAGTGGTTCTTGCTTCAGCTGAGGTCTGTTCTCGCTCCAGACCAACAGGTTTCTAGCCAGATCACGTTCGTTGCGGATAGACAGAAGAGTCTCCAAGAGCTCATCCCAAAGGTGTTTGTAAACTCCTTCCACGCCTACTGCTTAAGGTACTTAACCGACGAGCTCATCAGAGACTTGAAAGGACCGTTCTCCCACGAGATCAAGCGTTTAATCGTCGACGACTTCTACTCGGCGGCCTACGCGCCGAGGCCTGATTCGTTCGAGAGACACGTGGAGAACATCAAAGGCCTCTCACCGGACGCGTACAGCTGGATCGTGCATAACAGCCAGCCGGATCACTGGGCCAACGCTTACTTCCCCGGCTCTCGTTACAACCACTTGACATCGAACTCGGGCGAGCCGTTCTTCACCTGGGCCTCCGATGCCAACGACCTGCCTATAACTCAAATGGTGGATGTGATCCGAGGGAAGATAATGGGGTTGATCCACGTGAGACGTATCAACGCAGCTGAATGTAATGGGAGATTGACTCCTTCGATGGAAGTAAAGCTGGAGAAAGAGTGTTTAAAAGCGCAGAGCCTCCACGTAGCGTCCTCCGCGGATAACAACTTGTTTCAAGTCCGCGGAGAGACGTACGAGCTCGTGAACATTTCGCAGTGGGACTGTAGCTGTAAAGGCTGGCAGTTAACGGGGTTGCCGTGTCACCACGCTGTTGCGGTTATCAGCTGTATTGGACGCAGCCCTTACGAGTTGTGTTCTAGATATTTTAGCGTTGAGAGTTACAGGGTGACGTACTCTGTGTCGATTAATCCGGTGCCTTTGTTGGAAGGAGGGGAGATGTGTTGTAGAGAGAGCTCTGGGGGATCTGCGGTGACGGTGACACCGCCGCCTACGAGGCGGCCACCGGGGAGGCCGCCGAAGAAGAAAACGCCGGCGGAGGAGGTGATGAAGCGGCAGCTGCAGTGTAGTAGGTGCAAGGGACTTGGTCATAACAAGTCGACTTGTAAAGAATATCTTCTTGAATGTTAG
- the LOC103870787 gene encoding uncharacterized protein LOC103870787 isoform X2: MAGKRVIAICMSGGEFLTEKGGALTYKGGDAHAIDVDEEMKFKDFLSEIGEMFNCDARTVSLKYFLPDNKKTLISISNDKDLKRMIKFHENSNSADVYLIPEEPSPDISNMPASRSSRTTLSEAVPLEDMIDDIAGPEDLPLSVSAPPVVTMEQQVVNRPEDTQIVITTPPDIMSAILEAPNPKGDILTKARTQQWQNTITGVGQRFKNVSEFREALRKYAIANQFGFRYKKNDSHRVTVKCKAEGCPWRIHASRLSTTQLICIKKMTPSHTCEGAGGVNGLQTSRSWVASIIKEKLKVFPNYKPKDIVSDIKEEYGIQLNYFQAWRGKEIAREQLQGSYKDGYKQLPSFCEKIMETNPGSLATFTTKEDSSFHRVFVSFHASVYGFLEACRPLVFLDSMPLKSKYQGTLLAATSVDGDDEVFPLAFAVVDAETEDNWEWFLLQLRSVLAPDQQVSSQITFVADRQKSLQELIPKVFVNSFHAYCLRYLTDELIRDLKGPFSHEIKRLIVDDFYSAAYAPRPDSFERHVENIKGLSPDAYSWIVHNSQPDHWANAYFPGSRYNHLTSNSGEPFFTWASDANDLPITQMVDVIRGKIMGLIHVRRINAAECNGRLTPSMEVKLEKECLKAQSLHVASSADNNLFQVRGETYELVNISQWDCSCKGWQLTGLPCHHAVAVISCIGRSPYELCSRYFSVESYRVTYSVSINPVPLLEGGEMCCRESSGGSAVTVTPPPTRRPPGRPPKKKTPAEEVMKRQLQCSRCKGLGHNKSTCKEYLLEC, from the exons ATGGCAGGGAAACGGGTGATAGCAATATGTATGTCCGGTGGAGAGTTTCTGACGGAGAAAGGCGGAGCGTTAACTTACAAAGGAGGCGATGCTCACGCGATAGACGTGGACGAGGAGATGAAGTTCAAAGACTTTCTATCAGAGATAGGGGAGATGTTTAACTGCGACGCTAGAACGGTTTCTCTCAAGTACTTTCTCCCTGATAACAAGAAGACTCTCATCTCCATCTCCAACGATAAAGATTTGAAACGGATGATCAAGTTCCACGAGAACTCTAACAGTGCTGATGTCTATCTCATACCTGAAGAGCCTTCTCCAGACATCTCAAACATGCCTGCTAGCAG atCTAGCAGAACTACATTGTCTGAAGCAGTTCCTCTGGAGGATATGATAGACGACATAGCAGGACCAGAAGATCTCCCCCTCTCAGTCTCAGCTCCTCCCGTTGTAACCATGGAGCAGCAAGTAGTGAACCGACCTGAAGACACACAGATCGTCATCACTACTCCACCCGACATAATGTCAGCCATCCTCGAAGCCCCGAATCCGAAAGGAGACATCCTCACAAAGGCGAGAACGCAGCAATGGCAGAACACGATCACAGGCGTCGGGCAGAGGTTCAAAAACGTGAGCGAGTTCCGGGAAGCTCTCCGCAAGTACGCCATCGCGAACCAGTTCGGGTTCCGCTACAAGAAGAACGACAGCCACCGCGTGACGGTCAAATGCAAAGCCGAAGGCTGTCCCTGGAGGATCCACGCCTCCAGGCTGTCAACCACTCAGCTCATCTGCATCAAGAAGATGACTCCCTCGCACACCTGCGAAGGCGCGGGAGGCGTCAACGGCCTCCAGACGAGTAGGAGCTGGGTGGCTAGCATCATCAAGGAGAAGCTGAAAGTGTTTCCTAACTACAAACCGAAAGATATCGTCAGCGACATCAAGGAGGAGTATGGGATCCAGCTGAACTACTTCCAAGCGTGGCGCGGGAAAGAGATCGCGAGAGAGCAGCTTCAGGGATCGTACAAGGACGGTTACAAGCAGCTCCCGTCCTTCTGCGAGAAGATCATGGAGACCAATCCAGGGAGCTTAGCTACGTTCACCACCAAGGAGGATTCGAGTTTTCACCGCGTCTTCGTGTCCTTCCACGCCTCGGTTTACGGTTTCCTCGAGGCGTGTAGACCGTTAGTGTTTCTCGACAGCATGCCGCTGAAGTCGAAGTACCAAGGGACGCTGCTGGCCGCTACTTCCGTCGACGGGGACGACGAAGTGTTTccgctagcgtttgcggttgttGACGCGGAGACGGAGGATAACTGGGAGTGGTTCTTGCTTCAGCTGAGGTCTGTTCTCGCTCCAGACCAACAGGTTTCTAGCCAGATCACGTTCGTTGCGGATAGACAGAAGAGTCTCCAAGAGCTCATCCCAAAGGTGTTTGTAAACTCCTTCCACGCCTACTGCTTAAGGTACTTAACCGACGAGCTCATCAGAGACTTGAAAGGACCGTTCTCCCACGAGATCAAGCGTTTAATCGTCGACGACTTCTACTCGGCGGCCTACGCGCCGAGGCCTGATTCGTTCGAGAGACACGTGGAGAACATCAAAGGCCTCTCACCGGACGCGTACAGCTGGATCGTGCATAACAGCCAGCCGGATCACTGGGCCAACGCTTACTTCCCCGGCTCTCGTTACAACCACTTGACATCGAACTCGGGCGAGCCGTTCTTCACCTGGGCCTCCGATGCCAACGACCTGCCTATAACTCAAATGGTGGATGTGATCCGAGGGAAGATAATGGGGTTGATCCACGTGAGACGTATCAACGCAGCTGAATGTAATGGGAGATTGACTCCTTCGATGGAAGTAAAGCTGGAGAAAGAGTGTTTAAAAGCGCAGAGCCTCCACGTAGCGTCCTCCGCGGATAACAACTTGTTTCAAGTCCGCGGAGAGACGTACGAGCTCGTGAACATTTCGCAGTGGGACTGTAGCTGTAAAGGCTGGCAGTTAACGGGGTTGCCGTGTCACCACGCTGTTGCGGTTATCAGCTGTATTGGACGCAGCCCTTACGAGTTGTGTTCTAGATATTTTAGCGTTGAGAGTTACAGGGTGACGTACTCTGTGTCGATTAATCCGGTGCCTTTGTTGGAAGGAGGGGAGATGTGTTGTAGAGAGAGCTCTGGGGGATCTGCGGTGACGGTGACACCGCCGCCTACGAGGCGGCCACCGGGGAGGCCGCCGAAGAAGAAAACGCCGGCGGAGGAGGTGATGAAGCGGCAGCTGCAGTGTAGTAGGTGCAAGGGACTTGGTCATAACAAGTCGACTTGTAAAGAATATCTTCTTGAATGTTAG
- the LOC103870786 gene encoding uncharacterized protein LOC103870786, producing the protein MRKPHISTFETTFNPKPLSYLSRLFLFSSRSIKFQRHILMGGSMSHSLFSFFKTRRSQRVEVDASWDDVVYTRKAMASDEDKRYWVAEPGIDRKASAFIAKFHATRVSASQRQSLSP; encoded by the coding sequence ATGCGCAAACCCCACATCTCCACATTCGAAACAACATTTAATCCAAAACCTCTCTCTTATCTTTCGCGTCTCTTCTTGTTCTCGTCTCGTTCCATAAAATTTCAAAGACACATACTAATGGGAGGAAGCATGTCACACAGTCTCTTCAGCTTCTTTAAAACACGAAGATCTCAAAGAGTGGAAGTAGACGCCTCTTGGGATGACGTCGTTTATACTCGCAAAGCAATGGCTAGTGATGAAGACAAACGTTACTGGGTGGCTGAACCAGGTATTGACCGCAAAGCGTCTGCCTTTATTGCCAAGTTTCATGCCACTCGTGTCTCTGCGTCCCAGCGCCAATCTCTCTCTCCGTAG